The following proteins are encoded in a genomic region of Rhizobium sp. CCGE531:
- a CDS encoding TSUP family transporter, whose translation MYEITFQVLLLLFAAAFFAGFVDSIAGGGGLITVPAMLLAGIPPLQTLGTNKVQSICGAASATIAYARQGHVELREQLPMAAMAVIGGMLGALLATVMPSQVLRVTLPFLLIAIALYFAIKPNLGDVEKHRRMTAGLFGVTLVPLIGFYDGAFGPGTGSFLMLAFVTLAGFGLLKATAHTKLLNFGSNLGSLIVFIFSGAILWKIGLTMGLGQFLGAQIGSRLAMRIGAKLIKPLLVAVCIAFAVKLLADPTHPVRIWLGL comes from the coding sequence TTGTACGAGATCACATTTCAGGTCCTGCTCCTGCTGTTTGCCGCCGCATTCTTTGCCGGCTTTGTTGATTCGATCGCAGGCGGCGGAGGGCTGATTACCGTGCCCGCGATGCTACTCGCAGGCATTCCGCCGCTGCAGACACTCGGTACGAACAAGGTGCAGTCCATCTGCGGCGCGGCCTCAGCCACGATCGCCTATGCCAGGCAGGGACATGTGGAGCTTCGCGAGCAACTTCCGATGGCCGCAATGGCTGTCATCGGAGGCATGCTCGGCGCATTGCTGGCAACAGTCATGCCGAGCCAAGTCCTGCGCGTCACCCTGCCCTTCCTGCTGATCGCCATCGCGCTCTATTTCGCCATCAAGCCCAATCTCGGCGATGTCGAAAAGCATCGGCGCATGACCGCGGGCCTCTTCGGCGTGACGCTCGTGCCCCTCATCGGCTTTTATGATGGCGCATTCGGCCCAGGCACGGGCTCGTTCCTGATGCTCGCCTTCGTGACGCTTGCCGGCTTCGGCCTTCTAAAGGCGACAGCCCATACGAAGCTGCTCAATTTCGGCTCGAATCTCGGCAGCCTGATCGTCTTCATCTTCTCCGGCGCCATCCTTTGGAAAATCGGCCTGACGATGGGGCTCGGCCAGTTTCTCGGCGCACAGATCGGCTCGCGGCTTGCCATGCGGATCGGCGCCAAGCTGATCAAGCCGCTGCTGGTCGCCGTCTGCATCGCCTTCGCGGTCAAGCTGCTGGCGGATCCCACTCATCCTGTCAGAATCTGGCTCGGACTGTAA
- the cobO gene encoding cob(I)yrinic acid a,c-diamide adenosyltransferase: MSDELAETGADAPKNDDARHADKMAKKKAARDKIMATKNDEKGLIIVHTGKGKGKSSSAFGMIFRHIAHGKPSAVVQFIKGAMWTGERDLIEKHFSDLCQFHTMGEGFTWETQDRARDVAAASAAWEKAKELIRDERNSMVLLDEINIALRYDYLDINDVLEFLRNEKPYMTHVVLTGRNAKEELIEIADLVTEMELIKHPFRSGIKGQPGVEF; the protein is encoded by the coding sequence ATGAGCGACGAATTGGCCGAAACCGGCGCGGATGCCCCGAAGAACGACGATGCCCGGCACGCCGACAAGATGGCCAAGAAGAAGGCCGCGCGTGACAAGATCATGGCGACCAAGAACGATGAGAAGGGCCTGATCATCGTCCATACCGGCAAGGGCAAGGGAAAATCCTCTTCTGCTTTCGGCATGATCTTCCGCCACATCGCCCATGGGAAGCCCAGCGCCGTCGTGCAGTTCATCAAGGGCGCCATGTGGACTGGCGAGCGCGACCTGATCGAAAAGCATTTCTCCGACCTCTGCCAGTTCCACACGATGGGCGAAGGCTTTACTTGGGAGACGCAGGATCGCGCTCGCGACGTGGCGGCGGCTTCTGCCGCGTGGGAAAAGGCCAAGGAGCTGATCCGCGACGAGCGGAATTCCATGGTGCTGCTGGATGAGATCAATATCGCGCTGCGCTACGATTACCTTGACATCAACGACGTGCTGGAATTCCTCAGGAACGAGAAGCCCTACATGACGCATGTGGTCTTGACGGGCCGCAACGCGAAGGAAGAGCTGATCGAGATCGCCGATCTCGTTACCGAAATGGAATTGATCAAGCATCCCTTCCGCTCCGGCATCAAGGGGCAGCCGGGCGTCGAGTTCTGA
- a CDS encoding dimethylsulfonioproprionate lyase family protein, with amino-acid sequence MSAVDELLTAFRDYLLSRSDLLLRHFIEGFRWPAEERLLAAHDLPVVAYLRELERPVNGAEGALFNELSNAVDMLHWAQTYSITDFGADFLQRYGWVELFGTRGHFASDEMAGGFLLLGPGVHYPDHHHEAEEIYIPLTDGSLWSKDAQPFLPRWSGEIIHHPSNIRHAMRTEDQPLVALYLWRGGPLAQKSIISGRMQ; translated from the coding sequence ATGAGCGCGGTCGACGAACTTCTTACTGCGTTTCGTGACTATCTCCTGTCGCGCAGCGATCTGCTGCTGCGGCATTTCATCGAGGGCTTTCGCTGGCCGGCTGAAGAGCGGTTGCTTGCGGCGCACGATCTGCCTGTCGTCGCTTATCTTCGGGAACTTGAGCGGCCGGTCAACGGGGCGGAAGGCGCTCTTTTTAACGAGCTCTCGAATGCGGTGGATATGCTGCATTGGGCGCAGACCTACAGCATCACAGACTTCGGCGCGGATTTCCTGCAGCGATATGGCTGGGTCGAGCTTTTCGGCACACGAGGGCATTTCGCAAGCGACGAGATGGCCGGCGGCTTCCTGCTGCTCGGCCCCGGCGTGCATTATCCGGATCATCACCATGAGGCCGAGGAGATCTATATCCCTCTGACCGATGGCTCGCTGTGGAGCAAGGATGCCCAGCCGTTCCTGCCGCGCTGGTCGGGTGAGATCATCCATCACCCCTCGAACATCCGCCATGCCATGCGGACAGAGGATCAGCCGCTTGTCGCTCTCTACCTCTGGCGCGGCGGGCCGCTGGCACAGAAATCGATCATATCAGGGAGAATGCAATGA